The Palaemon carinicauda isolate YSFRI2023 chromosome 37, ASM3689809v2, whole genome shotgun sequence genome contains a region encoding:
- the LOC137629311 gene encoding uncharacterized protein yields MCFTRKRVNCIPEIRLENSVIPFVTKHRFLGMVLDGPQLIWKYHVEYLRLNCLKRLDVMRRIAHTSWGGNHQSLFIFYKSFLRSKMDYGDIVYGSASKTLLSRLDVIQSTALRLISGAFRSSPILLLHCEVNCLPLSYWRQFRLMVWYTKICNSSLDHPLFQCLSHDYAAIHSKNWTAGRQVPTVVRASYALSSLHFPCGSFSPLPDISPLPPWFPMSEYLSSDFPVAAKQEGHLVVSLDLIRCYAVGFRSLVDPICCSLKSLVDPICCSLKSLKEKNIVVKLQWVPSHSGVPGNKLVDSIAKGAHSFVNIVNPVHIPVSEHITAYRRAVWEKWRLDREVELQFSQLGPYRRSNLLTALTTSLASRKLNSAILQLHVGHLRLKDHLHRLSLEDSPFCSCGEIEDVRHIILQCPRYFTSSVFLRHSLFRIGVPFQIDRILGADSETPHVLKKIYRHLAVFLKSSGLLTTL; encoded by the exons ATGTGTTTCACTCGGAAAAGGGTAAACTGCATACCAGAGATTCGGTTGGAGAACTCGGTCATACCCTTTGTTACAAAGCATCGTTTCCTGGGTATGGTTCTTGATGGTCCACAGTTGATTTGGAAATATCATGTAGAATACCTTCGTCTAAACTGTTTAAAGCGTTTAGATGTTATGAGGCGTATAGCACATACTTCTTGGGGAGGAAATCAtcaaagtttgtttattttctataagtcATTTCTTAGGAGTAAGATGGACTATGGGGACATAGTGTATGGCTCTGCTTCTAAAACACTGCTAAGTAGATTGGATGTTATTCAGTCAACAGCATTACGATTGATCTCTGGTGCCTTCCGCTCGTCCCCAATCCTATTGCTTCATTGTGAGGTAAACTGTCTCCCCTTATCGTATTGGCGTCAATTCAGATTGATGGTGTGGTATACGAAAATATGTAATAGTAGTTTGGATCATCCATTATTCCAATGTTTATCACATGATTATGCAGCCATCCACAGTAAAAACTGGACCGCGGGGAGACAGGTTCCAACTGTGGTTCGAGCATCTTATGCTTTGAGTTCTTTGCACTTCCCATGTGGCTCTTTTTCCCCTCTACCTGACATTTCTCCCTTACCACCCTGGTTTCCTATGAGTGAATATTTGTCTTCAGATTTTCCAGTTGCAGCCAAGCAAGAGGGTCATTTAGTC GTTTCTTTAGATTTAATTCGTTGTTATGCAGTTGGTTTTCGATCGTTGGTGGATCCTATTTGTTGCAGCCTAAAGTCATTGGTGGATCCTATTTGTTGCAGTCTAAAGTcattgaaagagaaaaatattgtaGTGAAACTTCAGTGGGTTCCAAGTCATAGTGGTGTTCCGGGAAATAAACTTGTGGACTCAATTGCAAAAGGAGCTCATTCATTTGTTAACATAGTAAATCCTGTACATATTCCAGTTTCAGAACATATCACAGCTTATCGTAGGGCTGTATGGGAGAAGTGGAGATTGGATAGAGAGGTGGAACTTCAATTCTCTCAGCTTGGCCCATATAGAAGATCAAATTTGTTGACAGCTCTAACAACGTCATTGGCATCAAGGAAGCTAAACTCTGCAATTCTTCAACTTCATGTTGGACACTTAAGACTGAAAGACCATCTACATCGCCTTTCCCTTGAGGATTCACCTTTTTGCTCTTGTGGTGAAATAGAGGATGTAAGGCACATTATACTACAATGCCCTCGATATTTTACATCCAGTGTGTTTCTGAGACATTCTCTGTTTCGGATTGGTGTCCCTTTTCAGATAGATAGGATCCTGGGGGCTGACTCTGAAACTCCACATGTATTGAAGAAGATTTACCGTCATCTAGCAGTCTTCCTGAAGTCCTCGGGCCTCCTCACAACTCTATGA